A genomic region of Miscanthus floridulus cultivar M001 chromosome 3, ASM1932011v1, whole genome shotgun sequence contains the following coding sequences:
- the LOC136541579 gene encoding uncharacterized protein translates to MEDGFVSEVEEVAIGLVGKIFEREYMSRMAVAGTMPRLNRVFEEVGIIYREREVPTEVLASIEKKKKKAYAKNVTAEAESKKRKGAVGSRAPMKKKKKSGAPLIALALSSTGSVGAASAGSEDVESSSAPSTDARVASGGDRGSPIAPVCPTSGAMSGAGRPETGVVPMRSSHGATSIDEQPDDSAVEPMPDVLGGLCSSFEEDTEAIPRHVPSSPATATPLPVPVADVGRLEPTLAEEAPAARPSLSPLPAGPLAEEVRPFGPSPHDTAETSAQRARQAALPRLFMSDVMAGLLTPEE, encoded by the exons atggAGGACGGTTTCGTCTCTGAAGTTGAGGAGGTCGCcatagggttggttggcaagattttCGAGCGTGAGTACATGTCTCGgatggccgtggcaggcaccatgccacggctcaatcgagtttttgaggaggtcgggatcATCTACCGGGAGCGTGAGGTTCCTACTGAGGTCCTAGCctcgattgagaagaagaagaagaaggcctatgCAAAGAATGTTACAGCGGAGGCCGAGTCTaaaaagaggaagggcgccgtcGGCTCTCGGGCGCctatgaaaaagaagaagaaaagcggaGCCCCATTGATTGCGCTGGCCTTGTCTTCTACTGGCAGTGTGGGCGCTGCCTCCGCTGGCAGCGAAGATGTTGAGAGCTCCTCCGCCCCATCAACGGACGCTCGAGTTGCGAGTGGAGGGGATCGCGGCTCTCCCATAGCTCCGGTGTGCCCGACAAGTGGGGCTATGAGCGGTGCTGGGCGTCCGGAGACTGGCGTTGTCCCAATgcgctcctcgcatggtgctacGAGCATCGACGAACAGCCGGATGATAGCGCCGTCGAGCCTATGCCCGACGTTCTTGGCGGGCTATGCTCAAGCTTTGAAGAGGACACGGAGGCCATCCCACGGCATGTTCCTTCGTCCCCTGCCACCGCCACGCCTTTGCCCGTGCCTGTGGCTGACGTCGGGCGGCTAGAGCCCACTCTTGCTGAGGAGGCTCCGGCGGCTCGGCCTTCTTTGAGTCCTCTGCCCGCCGGGCCGCTGGCTGAGGAAGtccggccctttgggccttcgccacATGATACGGCGGAGACCTCTGCTCAGAGGGCGCGGCAAGCTGCCCTGCctaggctttttatga gtgatgtcatggctggacttctCACCCCGGAGGAGTGA